From the Maniola jurtina chromosome Z, ilManJurt1.1, whole genome shotgun sequence genome, one window contains:
- the LOC123880267 gene encoding secernin-3 isoform X1, which produces MPASPRTTSRVFKRTTPQSKEAWIVAPIIVSTSMFVADSSGPPPGKNSLLAQVSRRMTTMQTPRSCDTFCVLPPLTKNNVVIFGKNSDRPQNEVQEVVLSMERVRDSQLKCTYITIEESTKELNRVILSKPAWMWGAEMGANDKNVVIGNEAVWTNNNEGDGDARQKRLLGMDLVRLGLERGNTAEEALDIITSLLEKYGQGGPCSEHDDSHFYHNSFLIADCKEAWVLETSGKLWAAEKITTGYRNISNGLTIGTKIDKHSDGLLEKAMSLGVWDGKGKFNFSNSFSSGGDEKRQKEGERLLKEGTESGLFSVQHMINILRHKESGICRSCDDTFPTQGSQVSLLSATTLNVHWFTATPDPSVSYFKPFVFTPNVQISSHTECPKEAKKEHNLYKLHSEHVVRANNDKISNVLREIEQGCLSEIEDFIERYDQKENSINELDNLMKKCVETEVTLYT; this is translated from the exons ATGCCCGCGTCACCGCGCACCACCAGCCGGGTATTCAAGAGGACGACTCCTCAGTCAAAGGAAGCCTGGATCGTCGCGCCTATCATCGTATCGACAAGCATGTTCGTCGCAGATAGCAGCGGACCCCCGCCCGGCAAGAAtagtcttttagcacaa GTCTCACGAAGGATGACAACGATGCAGACGCCAAGATCCTGCGACACGTTCTGCGTACTGCCGCCtctaacaaaaaataatgtGGTGATTTTCGGGAAGAACTCCGACCGGCCTCAGAACGAAGTCCAAGAAGTGGTGCTGTCAATGGAACGAGTCAGGGATTCCCAACtgaag TGTACTTACATAACCATTGAAGAGAGTACAAAGGAATTGAACAGAGTGATATTGAGTAAGCCTGCATGGATGTGGGGTGCTGAAATGGGTGCTAACGACAAAAATGTAGTTATTGGGAACGAAGCTGTATGGACTAACAACAATGAAGGAGACGGAGATGCGAGACAGAAGCGCCTTCTTGGAATGGATCTTGTTCG CTTAGGTCTCGAAAGAGGTAATACCGCAGAGGAAGCGTTGGATATTATCACTTCTTTATTAGAAAAGTACGGGCAAGGTGGGCCATGTTCGGAGCACGATGATAGTCACTTCTACCACAATTCCTTTCTAATAGCTGACTGCAAGGAAGCCTGGGTGCTAGAAACTAGTGGTAAACTATGGGCTGCTGAGAAGATCACCACCGGATATAGAAATATTTCCAATGGTCTTACAATAGGCACAAAGATTGATAAACATTCAGATGGTCTTCTAGAAAAGGCTATGTCTTTGGGAGTTTGGGATGGCAAA GGCAAATTCAACTTTAGCAACTCATTTTCCTCCGGTGGTGATGAAAAACGGCAAAAGGAAGGCGAGAGATTGTTAAAAGAAGGCACGGAGAGTGGCCTTTTTAGTGTTCAACATATGATCAATATATTGAGGCATAAAGAGAGCGGGATTTGCCGCAGTTGTGATGACACTTTTCCTACTCAAGGGAGCCAG GTGTCTTTACTCTCAGCGACTACATTAAACGTACACTGGTTCACCGCCACACCGGATCCAAGCGTTTCCTACTTTAAGCCGTTTGTGTTTACACCTAACGTGCAGATTTCATCGCACACCGAATGCCCGAAAGAG GCGAAAAAAGAACACAATCTGTACAAACTTCACAGTGAACACGTAGTGCGGGCAAACAATGACAAAATATCCAATGTCCTGCGAGAAATAGAGCAAGGGTGCCTGTCAGAGATAGAAGATTTCATCGAAAGGTATGACCAAAAGGAGAATTCGATAAACGAATTGGACAACTTGATGAAAAAATGCGTCGAAACCGAGGTTACACTTTATACTTAA
- the LOC123880267 gene encoding secernin-3 isoform X2 yields the protein MTTMQTPRSCDTFCVLPPLTKNNVVIFGKNSDRPQNEVQEVVLSMERVRDSQLKCTYITIEESTKELNRVILSKPAWMWGAEMGANDKNVVIGNEAVWTNNNEGDGDARQKRLLGMDLVRLGLERGNTAEEALDIITSLLEKYGQGGPCSEHDDSHFYHNSFLIADCKEAWVLETSGKLWAAEKITTGYRNISNGLTIGTKIDKHSDGLLEKAMSLGVWDGKGKFNFSNSFSSGGDEKRQKEGERLLKEGTESGLFSVQHMINILRHKESGICRSCDDTFPTQGSQVSLLSATTLNVHWFTATPDPSVSYFKPFVFTPNVQISSHTECPKEAKKEHNLYKLHSEHVVRANNDKISNVLREIEQGCLSEIEDFIERYDQKENSINELDNLMKKCVETEVTLYT from the exons ATGACAACGATGCAGACGCCAAGATCCTGCGACACGTTCTGCGTACTGCCGCCtctaacaaaaaataatgtGGTGATTTTCGGGAAGAACTCCGACCGGCCTCAGAACGAAGTCCAAGAAGTGGTGCTGTCAATGGAACGAGTCAGGGATTCCCAACtgaag TGTACTTACATAACCATTGAAGAGAGTACAAAGGAATTGAACAGAGTGATATTGAGTAAGCCTGCATGGATGTGGGGTGCTGAAATGGGTGCTAACGACAAAAATGTAGTTATTGGGAACGAAGCTGTATGGACTAACAACAATGAAGGAGACGGAGATGCGAGACAGAAGCGCCTTCTTGGAATGGATCTTGTTCG CTTAGGTCTCGAAAGAGGTAATACCGCAGAGGAAGCGTTGGATATTATCACTTCTTTATTAGAAAAGTACGGGCAAGGTGGGCCATGTTCGGAGCACGATGATAGTCACTTCTACCACAATTCCTTTCTAATAGCTGACTGCAAGGAAGCCTGGGTGCTAGAAACTAGTGGTAAACTATGGGCTGCTGAGAAGATCACCACCGGATATAGAAATATTTCCAATGGTCTTACAATAGGCACAAAGATTGATAAACATTCAGATGGTCTTCTAGAAAAGGCTATGTCTTTGGGAGTTTGGGATGGCAAA GGCAAATTCAACTTTAGCAACTCATTTTCCTCCGGTGGTGATGAAAAACGGCAAAAGGAAGGCGAGAGATTGTTAAAAGAAGGCACGGAGAGTGGCCTTTTTAGTGTTCAACATATGATCAATATATTGAGGCATAAAGAGAGCGGGATTTGCCGCAGTTGTGATGACACTTTTCCTACTCAAGGGAGCCAG GTGTCTTTACTCTCAGCGACTACATTAAACGTACACTGGTTCACCGCCACACCGGATCCAAGCGTTTCCTACTTTAAGCCGTTTGTGTTTACACCTAACGTGCAGATTTCATCGCACACCGAATGCCCGAAAGAG GCGAAAAAAGAACACAATCTGTACAAACTTCACAGTGAACACGTAGTGCGGGCAAACAATGACAAAATATCCAATGTCCTGCGAGAAATAGAGCAAGGGTGCCTGTCAGAGATAGAAGATTTCATCGAAAGGTATGACCAAAAGGAGAATTCGATAAACGAATTGGACAACTTGATGAAAAAATGCGTCGAAACCGAGGTTACACTTTATACTTAA